The following proteins are co-located in the Polymorphospora rubra genome:
- a CDS encoding PAAR domain-containing protein — protein sequence MGVPAAKLGDKVVGTDTHIIMVPSPGGPVPTPTPMPFAGTIAKGCSTDVLIEGKPAAVVGSGAVNAPPHVPTGGPFQTPPNNQGTVVAGSPQVLINGKPAARHGDKVMTCNDPAPAPTSSIVATGQVLVG from the coding sequence GTGGGCGTTCCCGCGGCGAAGCTCGGCGACAAGGTCGTCGGCACCGACACCCACATCATCATGGTGCCGTCGCCCGGTGGGCCGGTACCGACCCCGACCCCGATGCCGTTCGCCGGCACCATCGCCAAGGGGTGCAGCACCGACGTACTGATCGAGGGCAAGCCGGCCGCCGTCGTCGGCAGCGGCGCCGTGAACGCACCGCCGCACGTGCCGACCGGCGGTCCGTTCCAGACCCCGCCGAACAACCAGGGTACGGTCGTCGCCGGCAGCCCGCAGGTGCTGATCAACGGCAAGCCGGCCGCCCGGCACGGCGACAAGGTGATGACCTGCAACGATCCCGCACCCGCGCCGACCAGCAGCATCGTCGCGACCGGCCAGGTGCTGGTCGGCTGA
- a CDS encoding choice-of-anchor D domain-containing protein has product MRAASALAAAALLVASVPPAAYAEFLAAPAPAGGPGLRISVADGPAPPAGEPAGPAIGLTPGGSAVVVRSVTTATIPPRPDVVLLADTTGSMQAALNDVRINALRIVDDIRSVQPDARFAVAEYRDVGDAYAFRVNRDLTAEPYAVQDAVDTWEASGGGDTPEAGLHALHMIATGAVTLRAESSPIVVIFGDAPSHDPSLGHDLAGTVEALTSRGIRVVAVDVGIPGWSTLDDAGQFTEITGRTGGVLLRAAEPTDVSNAILAGIRAIQATVGARIVDCDPQLSATVTPAERTVDSGGTVDLTVSVTVDPAARNGGYACRLEITVDGIVQGGPERLVVEVTGAAPDVPVLYSDSTRLDLGEVPLGTAAPARTVTLTNVGDYPLSLVAALADQPAPAVFAINTSTCAPTLAVAQSCVLEVGATPRAIGAVTSVLSLASSTDTGGLAAQALTLSVAGRSPVLQFNPGVGRPGQVVDALGTGFPAGATVALTWAGGTDPVTVVADAAGGFAAPMVIFEDGMAGPRTATASVAGLGEVTSGSFLVQSPTTQPGVFTRRR; this is encoded by the coding sequence GTGCGCGCCGCGTCGGCGCTGGCCGCGGCGGCACTCCTGGTGGCCAGCGTGCCGCCGGCCGCGTACGCCGAGTTCCTCGCGGCGCCCGCGCCGGCCGGTGGTCCGGGCCTGCGGATCAGCGTGGCGGACGGTCCCGCCCCGCCGGCCGGCGAGCCGGCCGGGCCGGCGATCGGGTTGACCCCGGGCGGATCGGCGGTGGTCGTCCGCAGTGTCACCACCGCCACCATCCCGCCCCGACCCGACGTGGTGCTGCTCGCCGACACCACCGGCAGCATGCAGGCGGCGTTGAACGACGTACGGATCAACGCGCTCCGGATCGTCGACGACATCAGGTCGGTGCAGCCCGACGCCCGCTTCGCGGTGGCCGAGTACCGCGACGTCGGCGACGCGTACGCGTTCCGGGTCAACCGGGACCTGACCGCCGAGCCGTACGCCGTGCAGGACGCCGTCGACACCTGGGAGGCTTCCGGCGGCGGCGACACACCCGAGGCCGGACTGCACGCGCTGCACATGATCGCCACCGGCGCGGTCACCCTGCGGGCGGAGAGCAGCCCGATCGTGGTGATCTTCGGTGACGCCCCGTCGCACGACCCGAGCCTCGGCCACGACCTCGCCGGGACGGTCGAGGCGCTGACCTCCCGGGGGATCCGGGTGGTGGCCGTGGACGTCGGGATCCCCGGCTGGTCCACCCTGGACGACGCCGGGCAGTTCACCGAGATCACCGGCCGGACCGGCGGCGTCCTGCTGCGGGCCGCCGAGCCGACCGACGTCTCCAACGCCATCCTGGCCGGCATCCGGGCCATCCAGGCCACCGTCGGCGCACGGATCGTCGACTGCGACCCTCAACTGTCGGCCACCGTCACCCCCGCCGAGCGGACCGTCGACAGCGGCGGCACCGTCGACCTCACCGTGTCGGTGACGGTCGATCCGGCGGCGCGCAACGGCGGGTACGCCTGCCGGCTGGAGATAACCGTGGACGGCATCGTCCAGGGTGGACCCGAACGGCTGGTGGTGGAGGTGACCGGCGCCGCGCCGGACGTACCGGTCCTGTACTCCGACTCGACCCGGCTCGACCTCGGTGAGGTGCCGCTGGGCACCGCCGCACCGGCCCGGACCGTGACCCTGACCAACGTCGGCGACTACCCGCTCAGCCTCGTCGCCGCGCTCGCCGACCAACCGGCGCCGGCGGTCTTCGCGATCAACACCTCCACCTGCGCCCCGACGCTCGCGGTCGCGCAGTCGTGCGTGCTGGAGGTCGGGGCGACCCCACGGGCCATCGGCGCCGTCACCTCCGTGCTCAGCCTGGCCAGTTCCACCGACACCGGCGGACTCGCGGCGCAGGCGCTGACCCTCAGCGTCGCCGGCCGCAGTCCGGTTCTCCAGTTCAACCCGGGGGTCGGGCGCCCCGGGCAGGTGGTCGACGCGCTCGGTACGGGGTTCCCGGCCGGGGCCACCGTCGCACTCACCTGGGCCGGTGGCACCGACCCGGTGACCGTCGTCGCGGACGCGGCCGGTGGGTTCGCCGCGCCGATGGTCATCTTCGAGGACGGCATGGCCGGCCCGCGGACGGCGACCGCGTCGGTGGCCGGGTTGGGCGAGGTGACCAGCGGGTCGTTCCTGGTGCAGTCGCCGACGACCCAACCGGGGGTCTTCACCCGGCGCCGCTGA
- a CDS encoding dipeptidase — protein MTATIFTESELRTAIARELPGVRADLERLVRIPGIAFDGFDHSHVERSAEAVAELLRELRLDVKIVRAGGQPAVLGRRAAPPGAPTVLLYAHHDVQPVGDASLWESEPFEPTERDGRLYGRGAADDKAGILAHVAALRAFGDDLPVGVVLFIEGEEEYGSDSLEQLLADHRDELAADVIVIADSGNWDVGVPALTTSLRGIVNCFVEVRTGQHAIHSGMFGGAVPDSLTVLSRLLATLHDDAGDVAVEGLVARSAATVDYPEERLRAEAGLLDGVSFIGTGRLTDRIWHKPALAVLGIDAPPTNAAPNALVPAAKAKLSIRLAPGDDPKDAYAALRAHLERHAPWGAQVTVTLEHDGAPCVIDASGPMFDAARTAFRMAWDGTDPVDMGVGGSIPFIATFQEMFPHAAILVTGVEDPHARAHGPNESLHLGEFARVCLAEALLLANVAQVGVRS, from the coding sequence ATGACCGCAACCATCTTCACCGAGTCCGAACTGCGTACCGCGATCGCACGTGAGCTGCCCGGCGTCCGCGCCGATCTGGAGCGCCTGGTCCGGATACCGGGCATCGCCTTCGACGGGTTCGACCACTCCCACGTCGAGCGGTCCGCGGAGGCGGTCGCCGAGTTGCTGCGTGAGCTGCGGCTCGACGTCAAGATCGTCCGTGCCGGCGGGCAGCCGGCGGTCCTCGGCCGCCGGGCCGCCCCGCCCGGTGCGCCGACCGTCCTGCTGTACGCCCACCACGACGTGCAGCCGGTCGGTGATGCGTCGCTGTGGGAGAGCGAGCCGTTCGAGCCGACCGAGCGGGACGGTCGACTCTACGGCCGCGGCGCCGCCGACGACAAGGCCGGCATCCTGGCCCACGTCGCCGCGCTGCGGGCGTTCGGCGACGACCTGCCGGTCGGCGTGGTGCTGTTCATCGAGGGCGAGGAGGAGTACGGCTCCGACAGCCTCGAACAGCTCCTCGCCGACCACCGCGACGAACTCGCCGCCGACGTCATCGTCATCGCCGACTCCGGCAACTGGGACGTCGGCGTACCCGCGCTGACCACCTCGCTGCGCGGCATCGTCAACTGCTTCGTCGAGGTCCGCACCGGACAGCACGCCATCCACAGCGGCATGTTCGGCGGCGCCGTGCCCGACTCGCTGACCGTGCTCTCCCGGCTCCTGGCGACGCTGCACGACGACGCCGGTGACGTGGCCGTCGAGGGACTCGTGGCCCGGTCGGCGGCGACCGTCGACTATCCCGAGGAGCGGCTGCGGGCCGAGGCCGGCCTGCTCGACGGGGTGTCGTTCATCGGCACCGGGCGACTCACCGACCGGATCTGGCACAAGCCCGCCCTGGCCGTGCTCGGCATCGACGCCCCGCCCACCAACGCCGCACCGAACGCCCTGGTGCCGGCCGCCAAGGCGAAGCTCAGCATCCGGCTCGCGCCCGGCGACGACCCGAAGGACGCGTACGCGGCACTGCGCGCGCACCTCGAACGGCACGCCCCGTGGGGTGCCCAGGTCACCGTGACCCTGGAGCACGACGGGGCGCCGTGCGTGATCGACGCGTCCGGGCCGATGTTCGACGCGGCCCGGACGGCGTTCCGGATGGCCTGGGACGGCACCGACCCGGTCGACATGGGGGTGGGCGGGTCGATCCCGTTCATCGCGACCTTCCAGGAGATGTTCCCCCACGCGGCGATCCTGGTGACCGGGGTCGAGGACCCGCACGCCCGCGCACACGGGCCGAACGAGAGCCTGCATCTCGGCGAGTTCGCCCGGGTCTGCCTGGCCGAGGCGCTGCTGCTGGCCAACGTCGCCCAGGTCGGCGTCCGGTCCTGA
- a CDS encoding M48 family metallopeptidase — MTASDDTAASPARRRVALTGISSRAWEHPADRGALTALRELRGFDDVVKAFFGMWNERGFRLSYLASAIRVDHRQYPRVYRLYTEAASTLDVLELPELFVTQSPMLNAQAIGLEKPFIVLNTACVQQLDDEELRALLGHELGHVRSGHAVYKTILMILTRWAANLSWLPVGAIALRAIIAAMMEWWRKAELSADRAGLLAGQDPAASLRLLMKLAGGGDLTQIDTAAFLEQAAEYESGGDVRDSLHKLRMTAWSSHPVPVARAADLRQWIDSGAYGRVLAGDYPRRDTDSSASVSEEIKAAAESYREAFGRSQDPLVGLLRRLGDGASDIGEWAGGGAARARSWLGAAGEAASRAARKPRTPSGGPEEGRDAWSDASDGPG, encoded by the coding sequence ATGACAGCGAGCGACGACACGGCGGCGAGCCCCGCCCGGCGCCGGGTGGCGCTGACCGGGATCAGCTCACGCGCCTGGGAACACCCGGCCGACCGCGGTGCCCTGACCGCCCTGCGTGAACTGCGCGGCTTCGACGACGTGGTCAAGGCGTTCTTCGGGATGTGGAACGAACGCGGCTTCCGCCTGTCCTACCTCGCGTCGGCGATCCGGGTCGACCACCGGCAGTACCCGCGGGTCTACCGCCTCTACACCGAGGCGGCCAGCACGCTCGACGTCCTCGAACTCCCGGAACTCTTCGTCACCCAGTCGCCGATGCTCAACGCCCAGGCGATCGGCCTGGAAAAGCCGTTCATCGTGCTGAACACCGCCTGCGTGCAGCAGCTCGACGACGAGGAACTGCGGGCCCTGCTCGGGCACGAACTCGGCCACGTCCGCAGCGGCCACGCTGTCTACAAGACCATCCTGATGATCCTCACCCGCTGGGCGGCCAACCTGAGCTGGCTGCCGGTCGGCGCGATCGCCCTGCGCGCGATCATCGCGGCGATGATGGAGTGGTGGCGCAAGGCGGAACTCTCCGCCGACCGGGCCGGCCTGCTCGCCGGGCAGGATCCGGCCGCGTCGCTGCGGCTGCTGATGAAGCTCGCCGGCGGCGGCGACCTCACCCAGATCGACACCGCGGCGTTCCTGGAGCAGGCCGCCGAATACGAGAGCGGCGGCGACGTCCGCGACAGCCTGCACAAGCTGCGGATGACCGCCTGGAGCAGCCACCCCGTGCCGGTCGCGCGGGCCGCCGACCTGCGGCAGTGGATCGACTCCGGGGCGTACGGGCGGGTCCTCGCCGGCGACTATCCGCGCCGCGACACCGACTCGTCCGCGTCGGTGTCCGAGGAGATCAAGGCGGCGGCGGAGTCCTACCGCGAGGCGTTCGGACGTTCCCAGGATCCGCTGGTCGGGCTGCTTCGCCGGCTCGGCGACGGGGCGAGCGACATCGGCGAGTGGGCCGGCGGCGGTGCCGCCCGGGCCCGGTCCTGGCTCGGCGCGGCCGGCGAGGCGGCGTCCCGCGCCGCCCGCAAGCCCCGTACCCCGTCGGGCGGCCCCGAGGAGGGCCGCGACGCCTGGTCCGACGCCAGTGACGGGCCTGGATGA
- a CDS encoding uridine kinase family protein: protein MTGTLAAYADLAARVLAGPPLVGRSRLVAVDGASGAGKTEFATRLGAALDRAGVPGDAGAPVATVVHTDDLLDGWDDQLTFWPRLEESVLGPLRAGRPGAHPRYDWLRGEFGPHRIVVEPTPVVILEGFSAARAAVRPELSLAVFVVAPADLRLDRALARDGAALRPYLERWRRTEDAHFRADRTGGHADLVVDGASEVPHDARHYVRLTGPERVP from the coding sequence GTGACCGGGACGCTGGCGGCGTACGCCGACCTGGCCGCCCGGGTGCTCGCCGGGCCGCCGCTGGTCGGACGCAGTCGGCTGGTGGCGGTCGACGGTGCCAGCGGCGCCGGCAAGACGGAGTTCGCCACCCGGCTCGGAGCCGCCCTCGACCGGGCCGGGGTCCCCGGTGACGCCGGCGCACCGGTGGCGACCGTCGTGCACACCGACGACCTGCTCGACGGCTGGGACGACCAGCTCACCTTCTGGCCCCGGCTGGAGGAGTCGGTGCTCGGGCCGCTCCGGGCCGGCCGGCCCGGAGCCCATCCCCGCTACGACTGGCTACGCGGGGAGTTCGGGCCGCACCGGATCGTCGTCGAGCCCACACCGGTCGTGATCCTGGAGGGGTTCAGCGCCGCCCGGGCGGCCGTCCGGCCGGAGCTGAGCCTCGCCGTGTTCGTCGTCGCCCCGGCCGACCTGCGCCTCGACCGGGCCCTGGCCCGCGACGGCGCGGCGCTGCGGCCGTACCTGGAGCGGTGGCGGCGGACCGAGGACGCCCACTTCCGGGCGGACCGCACCGGCGGGCACGCCGACCTGGTCGTCGACGGCGCGTCCGAGGTGCCGCACGACGCCCGGCACTACGTCCGGCTGACCGGCCCGGAGCGGGTGCCGTGA
- a CDS encoding cobyric acid synthase, producing the protein MSGGLLVAGTTSDAGKSVLTAGICRWLHRRGVKVAPFKAQNMSNNSAVVVGADGRAGEIGRAQAMQAAAAGIAPQVRFNPVLLKPGSDLSSQVVLLGEAVDHVHAGNFRSLKPRLAETVHTTLAELRAEYDVVVCEGAGSPAEINLRDTDFVNMGLARHARLPTIVVGDIDRGGVFAALFGTVALLDAADQDLVAGFVVNKFRGDLDLLRPGIGMLTAVTGRPTYGVLPFDVDLWLDAEDSLAYGRTLGRPGPPRGTQWLDVAVVRLPRISNATDVEALATEPGVRVRLTVEPAEVAAADLVVLPGSKSTVDDLAWLRDTGLSDVVCRHAAAGRPLLGICGGFQMLARSIHDEVESRRGTVACLGLLPVDVSFAARKTVTRSAGTAFGAVPVHGYEIHHGHVTHADPGLPPLLTHLDGRDEGAAVGNVFGTHWHGTFESDEFRRRFLTEVARLAGRHGFVVAPDTSFEGARERSLDRLGDLVEEHLDTDALWRLIEDGPPAGLPFVPPGAPPLPDRA; encoded by the coding sequence GTGAGCGGCGGGCTGCTCGTCGCGGGCACCACGTCCGACGCGGGCAAGAGCGTGCTGACCGCCGGCATCTGCCGCTGGCTGCACCGGCGTGGGGTGAAGGTCGCCCCGTTCAAGGCGCAGAACATGTCCAACAACTCCGCCGTCGTGGTCGGTGCCGACGGGCGTGCCGGCGAGATCGGCCGGGCGCAGGCGATGCAGGCCGCGGCCGCGGGCATCGCGCCGCAGGTGCGGTTCAATCCCGTGCTGCTCAAGCCCGGCAGCGACCTGTCGAGCCAGGTCGTGCTGCTCGGCGAGGCCGTCGACCACGTCCACGCCGGCAACTTCCGGAGCCTCAAGCCGCGCCTCGCCGAAACCGTGCACACGACCCTCGCCGAGCTGCGGGCGGAATACGACGTGGTCGTCTGCGAGGGAGCCGGCAGCCCGGCCGAGATCAACCTGCGGGACACCGACTTCGTCAACATGGGCCTCGCCCGGCACGCCCGGCTGCCGACCATCGTGGTCGGCGACATCGACCGGGGTGGCGTCTTCGCGGCGCTGTTCGGCACGGTCGCCCTGCTCGACGCCGCCGACCAGGACCTCGTCGCCGGGTTCGTGGTCAACAAGTTCCGTGGCGACCTCGACCTGCTGCGCCCCGGGATCGGGATGCTGACGGCGGTGACCGGCCGCCCGACGTACGGGGTGCTGCCCTTCGACGTCGACCTGTGGCTGGACGCCGAGGACTCGCTCGCCTACGGGCGTACCCTCGGCCGCCCCGGCCCGCCGCGCGGCACGCAGTGGCTCGACGTCGCCGTCGTACGGCTGCCCCGCATCTCCAACGCCACCGACGTCGAGGCGCTCGCCACCGAGCCGGGCGTACGGGTGCGGCTGACCGTCGAACCCGCCGAGGTCGCCGCCGCCGACCTGGTCGTCCTGCCCGGCAGCAAGTCGACGGTCGACGACCTGGCCTGGCTGCGGGACACCGGCCTCTCCGACGTGGTGTGCCGGCACGCCGCGGCCGGACGTCCCCTGCTCGGCATCTGTGGCGGCTTCCAGATGCTGGCCCGCTCGATCCACGACGAGGTGGAGAGCCGGCGCGGCACCGTGGCCTGCCTCGGCCTGCTCCCCGTCGACGTCTCCTTCGCCGCGCGCAAGACCGTGACCCGGTCGGCGGGCACCGCGTTCGGCGCCGTCCCGGTCCACGGCTACGAGATCCACCACGGGCACGTCACCCACGCCGATCCCGGCCTGCCCCCGCTGCTCACCCACCTCGACGGCCGGGACGAGGGCGCCGCCGTCGGCAACGTCTTCGGGACGCACTGGCACGGGACGTTCGAGTCCGACGAGTTCCGGCGCCGGTTCCTGACCGAGGTCGCCCGCCTCGCCGGTCGGCACGGGTTCGTGGTCGCACCCGACACCTCCTTCGAGGGGGCCCGCGAACGGTCGCTCGACCGGCTCGGCGACCTGGTCGAGGAGCACCTGGACACCGACGCCCTGTGGCGGCTCATCGAGGACGGCCCGCCCGCCGGCCTGCCGTTCGTCCCGCCCGGCGCCCCGCCCCTGCCGGACCGGGCGTGA
- a CDS encoding cobalamin biosynthesis protein — protein MRGRWAADAVGLLAGYALDAWLGDPRRLHPVAGFGQAAAALERRLHPADRAARARSAPARPTADRAGPGPDRSAPGPAAAGSSGAPVRPGPDGRRGERAAGAVFTAVAVGAPVLAGVAAAALTRRHPVARVAVVAAGTWAVLGGRTLRAEAGAMNRALRGGDLPAARQRLSHLCGRDPARLDEAELARATVESVAENTSDAVVAPLFWGAVAGLPGLLGYRAVNTLDAMVGHRSPRYERFGTPAARLDDVANLLPSRLTGLLGVAAAPVVHGDRADAWRVWRRDRDDHPSPNAGQCEAAFAGALGVRLGGRNVYFGRSEVRPFLGDGPRPEARHIRRAANLSRTIGLAALAGAAVVAAVRAAAVGGAGRWVRFRPGTADRRALGGAAASGGTGMGRGHRAATGGGG, from the coding sequence ATGAGGGGCCGGTGGGCCGCCGACGCTGTCGGACTCCTGGCCGGCTACGCGCTCGACGCTTGGCTGGGCGACCCGCGCCGGCTGCACCCGGTCGCCGGCTTCGGGCAGGCCGCCGCCGCCCTCGAACGCCGCCTCCACCCGGCCGACCGGGCCGCCCGCGCGCGGTCCGCACCGGCCCGCCCGACCGCCGACCGGGCGGGCCCGGGCCCCGATCGGTCGGCTCCCGGCCCGGCCGCGGCCGGATCGTCCGGCGCGCCGGTACGGCCCGGCCCGGACGGTCGGCGCGGCGAGCGGGCGGCCGGCGCGGTCTTCACCGCGGTGGCGGTCGGTGCGCCGGTGCTCGCCGGGGTCGCCGCGGCGGCACTGACCCGCCGGCATCCGGTGGCCCGCGTCGCGGTCGTCGCGGCCGGCACCTGGGCGGTGCTCGGCGGCCGGACCCTGCGTGCCGAGGCCGGGGCGATGAACCGCGCGCTGCGCGGTGGTGACCTGCCCGCCGCCCGGCAACGTCTCAGCCACCTCTGCGGGCGTGACCCGGCCCGGCTCGACGAGGCCGAACTCGCCCGGGCGACGGTCGAGTCGGTCGCCGAGAACACCTCCGACGCCGTGGTGGCGCCGCTGTTCTGGGGTGCGGTGGCGGGTCTGCCGGGGCTGCTCGGCTATCGGGCGGTCAACACGCTCGACGCGATGGTCGGGCACCGGTCGCCCCGCTACGAACGGTTCGGCACGCCGGCCGCCCGGCTCGACGACGTCGCCAACCTGCTGCCGTCCCGGCTGACCGGGCTGCTGGGGGTGGCCGCCGCGCCGGTCGTGCACGGCGACCGGGCCGACGCGTGGCGGGTCTGGCGGCGGGACCGCGACGACCATCCGAGCCCCAACGCCGGGCAGTGCGAGGCGGCGTTCGCCGGCGCGCTCGGGGTGCGGCTCGGTGGCCGTAACGTCTACTTCGGACGGTCTGAGGTCCGGCCGTTCCTCGGCGACGGGCCTCGCCCCGAGGCACGACACATCCGCCGGGCGGCGAACCTGTCACGCACGATCGGCCTGGCGGCGCTCGCCGGGGCCGCGGTCGTCGCGGCCGTCCGGGCGGCCGCCGTCGGTGGCGCCGGCCGGTGGGTCCGGTTCCGGCCCGGCACCGCGGACCGGAGAGCCCTCGGCGGGGCAGCGGCCTCCGGCGGGACAGGGATGGGTCGCGGGCACCGGGCAGCGACGGGCGGCGGCGGGTGA
- the solA gene encoding N-methyl-L-tryptophan oxidase yields MGTDVIVVGLGSMGAATAHQLASRGIRVVGVDRYTPPHTNGAHAGGSRIIRLAYAEGAAYVPLLRRAYELWAEIEQASGADLLTPTGGLMLGRPNSSTVAGALASARIHGLAHELLDAAEIRRRFPVFAPDDDEVGVYEEVAGFVRPEATVGTLLDLAGRAGADLRYGVRVTGWSAGPGGVTVRADEGELTAARLVLCPGAGAGELIADLNIPLRVERRVQHFWPVTDTGFALGRCPIWLWESAAGAVAYGFPGAEPAAGSGHRGLVVKTGVHVDPAGVPRSDLGPAEPAEAGRAAELLAPLLPAVASAGQPDGTPCLYTLTPDEHFVVGRHPRHEAVTVAAGFSGHGFKFVPVIGEIVADLAQHGATRHDIDLFAPNRFEVPA; encoded by the coding sequence ATGGGAACGGACGTCATCGTCGTCGGGCTGGGCAGCATGGGCGCGGCCACCGCGCACCAGCTCGCCAGCCGTGGGATCCGGGTGGTCGGTGTCGACCGTTACACGCCGCCGCACACCAACGGCGCGCACGCCGGCGGCTCCCGGATCATCCGGCTGGCCTACGCCGAGGGTGCCGCCTACGTGCCGCTGCTGCGTCGGGCCTACGAGCTGTGGGCGGAGATCGAGCAGGCGTCCGGCGCCGACCTGTTGACCCCGACCGGCGGGCTGATGCTGGGCCGGCCGAACTCGTCGACGGTCGCCGGAGCGTTGGCCTCGGCCCGCATCCACGGGCTCGCCCACGAACTGCTCGACGCCGCGGAGATCCGCCGCCGGTTCCCGGTGTTCGCCCCGGACGACGACGAGGTCGGCGTCTACGAGGAGGTCGCCGGGTTCGTCCGGCCGGAGGCGACCGTCGGCACCCTGCTCGACCTCGCCGGGCGGGCCGGTGCCGACCTGCGCTACGGCGTACGGGTCACCGGCTGGTCGGCCGGTCCGGGCGGGGTCACCGTACGCGCCGACGAGGGCGAGCTGACCGCCGCGCGGCTGGTGCTCTGCCCCGGCGCGGGTGCCGGCGAACTGATCGCCGACCTGAACATCCCGCTGCGGGTCGAGCGGCGGGTCCAGCACTTCTGGCCGGTCACCGATACCGGGTTCGCCCTCGGCCGCTGCCCGATCTGGCTCTGGGAGTCGGCGGCGGGCGCGGTCGCGTACGGGTTTCCGGGGGCCGAGCCGGCGGCCGGCTCCGGTCATCGCGGTCTGGTCGTCAAGACCGGCGTGCACGTCGACCCGGCCGGGGTGCCCCGCTCCGACCTCGGTCCGGCGGAGCCGGCGGAGGCGGGCCGGGCGGCCGAACTGCTCGCCCCGCTTCTGCCCGCCGTGGCCTCGGCCGGCCAGCCGGACGGCACACCCTGCCTCTACACCCTCACCCCCGACGAGCACTTCGTGGTCGGGCGGCACCCTCGGCACGAGGCGGTGACGGTCGCGGCCGGGTTCTCCGGCCACGGCTTCAAGTTCGTGCCGGTCATCGGTGAGATCGTCGCGGACCTGGCCCAGCACGGCGCCACCCGGCACGACATCGACCTGTTCGCACCGAACCGGTTCGAGGTGCCGGCATGA
- a CDS encoding single-stranded DNA-binding protein: MYDTNVTIIGNVLTAPEWRRTTQTGTLVANFKVASTARRLDRENNRWVDGNSLRVRVNCWRKLAEGVASSLMVGDPVVVVGRMYTRDWTDTDGNHRVMYELEAVAVGHDLSRGRAKFVRNRPALSTSAVADPEAESRVQGQETEPVPVAETPAGRDDLFDDDDPDFADVPAAPVPHYDPLAEVRGTGFPPAGPSADAPAPADPGRPGAGDGPEGLSGAGPALPTGPGGAPEDPSAGERDGVTGEEADAGPPEPSGPANGAPGPSGLAVRGRRGRARVPVPA, from the coding sequence TTGTACGACACGAACGTAACCATCATCGGAAATGTGCTGACCGCCCCGGAATGGCGGCGTACGACGCAGACCGGGACGCTGGTCGCCAACTTCAAGGTCGCGTCGACCGCCCGCCGGCTCGACCGGGAGAACAACCGCTGGGTCGACGGCAACAGCCTGCGGGTCCGCGTCAACTGCTGGCGCAAGCTCGCCGAGGGGGTCGCCTCGTCGCTGATGGTCGGCGACCCGGTCGTGGTGGTCGGCCGGATGTACACCCGGGACTGGACCGACACCGACGGCAACCACCGCGTCATGTACGAGCTGGAGGCGGTCGCGGTCGGGCACGACCTGTCCCGTGGGCGGGCCAAGTTCGTCCGCAACCGTCCGGCGCTGTCCACCAGCGCGGTGGCCGATCCGGAGGCCGAGAGCCGGGTGCAGGGGCAGGAGACCGAGCCGGTGCCGGTCGCCGAGACGCCGGCCGGCCGGGACGACCTGTTCGACGACGACGATCCGGACTTCGCCGACGTGCCGGCGGCACCGGTGCCGCACTACGACCCGCTCGCCGAGGTACGCGGCACCGGGTTTCCGCCGGCCGGGCCGTCCGCCGACGCGCCGGCGCCCGCCGACCCGGGCCGACCCGGTGCCGGCGACGGGCCCGAGGGGCTGTCCGGTGCCGGACCCGCCCTGCCGACCGGTCCCGGCGGTGCACCCGAAGACCCGTCGGCCGGTGAGCGGGACGGGGTGACCGGCGAGGAGGCGGATGCCGGCCCACCGGAGCCGTCCGGGCCGGCGAACGGTGCGCCGGGGCCGTCCGGTTTGGCGGTGCGGGGCCGCCGGGGCCGGGCCCGCGTTCCCGTGCCGGCCTGA